A stretch of Thermococcus bergensis DNA encodes these proteins:
- a CDS encoding acetamidase/formamidase family protein: MVVEDEIFNDIQTNGIIGPHSKMLGPVADGGKIIFRTAPGCWGPMITPTIRGGHEVNMPVAVEGAEIGDGIVIKIKSIKVLSKAASSGVDVAREGAFVGDPYVAKKCPSCNEPWPEFEVVGIGEDAVRCKNCGSPASPFKMVNGYTMVFDHNLGVGVTVNKETAEMIAKDAWEWHALPKNSKQVPILIFAKADIVGVPSRMRPFLGQLGTVPAVDIPDSHNAGDFGSFLINAPHPYGITKEDYETKLTDGHLDVDSVREGSILIAPVKVKGGGIYAGDAHAMQGDGEVAGHTTDVTAESVLEVSVVKNVNLDGPILLPPEEDLPPLAKPWRKDEWEKVQNLARRFGIEPEPVAPVQIIGSGPTINEAAMRGFERAAKLFGMSVEEVRNRVTISGAVEIGRLPGIVQVSMQVPLSALEKIGIDEIVVKHYDLPY, from the coding sequence ATGGTAGTTGAAGATGAGATTTTTAACGACATACAAACAAACGGCATAATTGGGCCACACTCAAAGATGCTCGGCCCCGTAGCAGACGGAGGAAAAATAATCTTTCGCACAGCCCCCGGATGCTGGGGCCCGATGATCACTCCCACAATTAGGGGAGGACATGAGGTCAACATGCCGGTTGCAGTAGAAGGGGCAGAGATTGGGGACGGCATAGTGATTAAGATAAAGAGCATAAAGGTTCTCTCAAAAGCAGCTTCTTCAGGCGTTGATGTCGCTAGAGAAGGAGCGTTTGTTGGAGACCCATACGTTGCAAAGAAATGTCCAAGCTGTAACGAGCCATGGCCCGAATTTGAGGTTGTTGGCATAGGGGAAGATGCAGTGAGGTGCAAGAACTGCGGCTCGCCGGCTTCTCCCTTCAAGATGGTCAACGGCTATACAATGGTTTTTGATCACAACCTTGGAGTTGGAGTTACCGTAAACAAGGAAACCGCCGAGATGATAGCCAAAGATGCATGGGAGTGGCACGCTCTTCCCAAGAATTCAAAGCAGGTGCCGATACTAATCTTCGCCAAGGCAGATATAGTTGGAGTTCCCTCAAGGATGAGACCTTTCTTGGGACAGCTTGGAACGGTTCCAGCTGTAGACATCCCGGACTCCCACAATGCCGGGGATTTTGGCTCATTCCTAATCAACGCCCCCCATCCATACGGGATAACCAAGGAGGACTACGAGACAAAGCTAACCGATGGGCATTTGGACGTTGATTCAGTCAGGGAAGGAAGCATACTGATAGCACCTGTAAAGGTCAAAGGAGGAGGAATTTACGCCGGAGACGCTCATGCAATGCAGGGAGATGGAGAGGTAGCGGGGCATACAACCGATGTAACTGCAGAGAGTGTTCTTGAAGTTTCGGTTGTCAAAAACGTAAATCTGGATGGCCCAATATTGCTACCTCCTGAGGAAGACCTGCCTCCACTCGCAAAGCCATGGAGAAAAGACGAATGGGAGAAAGTGCAGAATCTGGCAAGAAGGTTTGGAATTGAGCCTGAGCCTGTGGCTCCAGTGCAGATTATTGGTTCAGGACCAACTATAAACGAAGCTGCAATGAGAGGTTTTGAAAGAGCTGCAAAGCTCTTTGGAATGAGCGTAGAAGAAGTTAGAAACAGAGTAACGATAAGCGGTGCCGTGGAGATTGGAAGGCTTCCGGGAATAGTTCAAGTGTCAATGCAGGTTCCGTTGAGTGCTTTAGAAAAAATAGGGATAGACGAGATAGTGGTCAAGCACTATGACCTTCCTTACTGA